From a single Pseudomonas sp. A34-9 genomic region:
- a CDS encoding phosphoethanolamine--lipid A transferase — protein sequence MLKLKAVRPEWVTLVASAFLLIGFNFVLWQHLFEITAADGKGIAMRVAFGVMILAAFNIVLTFLAFRPLLKPLLTLIFLVSAGVAYFMSQYGVMIDAGMFRNFAETNATEVRDLLSLKLFAYILLLGVLPSWLVWKLPINYRRWHRELFSKVIVGVASAAVIGGVALANYQGLSSLFRNHHEIRLMLVPSNYIGASAGYLREQVVSAQQPFARIGEDAQRNPALKLQPRKSLTVLVVGESARAENFGILGYNRDTTPQLDKEAGLIAFTDVHSCGTETAVSVPCMFSNMGRKDYDASKAKNEEGLLDVLKRAGIDVIWRDNQSGCKGTCDRVTLQDVSNLKDPALCANSECRDEILLQGLQGFIDHLDKDTVLVLHQMGSHGPEYFKRYPKEYEHFTPVCESNALNNCSRESIVNGYDNTLVYTDHVLSSLIDVLRSNQDKVDTAMLYLSDHGESLGEYNLFLHGTPYMLAPEQQKHVAMLAWFSDNYQKAYSVDTHCLQMSRDKPLSQDNLFHSMLGLLEVKSKVYQPDLDMFAGCRGAVIDGVLAKD from the coding sequence ATGTTGAAGTTAAAAGCCGTGCGCCCGGAATGGGTGACGTTGGTCGCCAGTGCCTTTCTTTTGATCGGTTTCAATTTTGTCCTCTGGCAGCACCTCTTCGAGATCACTGCCGCCGATGGCAAGGGCATCGCCATGCGCGTGGCGTTCGGGGTAATGATCCTCGCGGCATTCAACATTGTGCTGACCTTTCTGGCCTTTCGTCCGTTGCTCAAACCGCTGTTGACGCTGATCTTCCTGGTCAGCGCTGGCGTGGCTTACTTCATGAGTCAGTATGGCGTCATGATCGATGCCGGCATGTTTCGCAACTTTGCCGAAACCAATGCAACGGAAGTGCGTGATCTGCTCTCGTTGAAGTTGTTTGCTTATATTCTGTTACTCGGTGTTTTGCCCTCCTGGTTGGTGTGGAAGTTACCGATTAATTATCGTCGCTGGCACCGTGAGTTGTTCAGTAAAGTTATTGTCGGTGTCGCCTCGGCAGCCGTCATTGGCGGTGTAGCCCTGGCCAACTATCAGGGCTTGTCTTCACTGTTTCGCAATCACCACGAAATTCGCCTGATGCTGGTGCCCAGCAATTACATTGGAGCGTCGGCCGGTTACCTGCGTGAACAGGTGGTCTCGGCGCAGCAACCGTTCGCCAGGATCGGCGAAGACGCCCAGCGCAATCCCGCTCTGAAACTCCAGCCACGCAAATCCCTGACCGTACTGGTAGTGGGTGAGAGCGCTCGTGCGGAGAACTTCGGCATCCTTGGCTACAACCGCGATACGACGCCGCAACTCGACAAGGAAGCCGGGTTGATCGCCTTTACCGATGTACATTCCTGCGGCACGGAAACGGCTGTTTCGGTGCCGTGCATGTTCTCCAACATGGGGCGCAAGGATTACGACGCCAGCAAGGCGAAGAATGAAGAAGGTTTACTCGATGTGCTCAAGCGTGCCGGTATCGACGTGATCTGGCGTGACAACCAGTCTGGCTGCAAAGGCACCTGTGATCGAGTCACCCTGCAAGATGTCAGCAACCTGAAAGACCCGGCGCTGTGCGCCAACAGCGAGTGCCGCGACGAAATCCTCCTGCAAGGCCTGCAGGGTTTTATCGATCATCTCGACAAGGACACCGTTCTGGTTCTGCATCAAATGGGCAGCCATGGCCCGGAATACTTCAAGCGTTATCCAAAGGAATACGAGCACTTCACCCCGGTATGTGAAAGTAACGCGCTGAATAACTGCAGCCGCGAAAGTATCGTCAACGGTTACGACAACACGCTGGTGTATACCGACCATGTGCTGTCGAGCCTGATCGATGTATTGCGCAGCAATCAGGACAAAGTCGATACCGCCATGTTGTACCTGTCGGACCACGGTGAGTCGCTGGGCGAGTACAACTTGTTCCTGCACGGTACGCCTTACATGTTGGCGCCGGAGCAACAAAAGCATGTAGCGATGCTGGCGTGGTTTTCCGATAACTATCAGAAGGCTTATTCGGTCGACACCCATTGCCTGCAGATGAGTCGTGACAAACCGCTGAGCCAGGACAATCTGTTCCACTCGATGCTGGGTCTGCTGGAGGTCAAGAGCAAGGTCTATCAGCCTGATCTGGACATGTTTGCCGGTTGCCGGGGGGCGGTGATCGACGGTGTCCTGGCCAAAGACTGA
- a CDS encoding DUF6311 domain-containing protein, giving the protein MKVSRNHPALGLLPLLLGLLAFFCVIGPQALDPQNIAWLEQGDPATHYLGWEYFRHSPWTFPLGLNPFYGLELGNSIIFSDSNPLLALLFKPFNAWLPATFQYFGLWLLACFVLQAWFAWKLLGLMTGNPLIRLLGTGLLVFSPPMFLRMGGHLSLSGHFLILAALYLALLPNLYRRGLAWGALLAVTAMVHAYLLAMVALIWVADLLGKTFSQQLTRRQGLLEGVLLFAGVSVSCWQAGYFAIADGAQSGGFGLYRMNLLSPLDPAGWSLILPNLPKASGDYEGFNYPGLGVLLLVPLALIAWLRNRQPLKDELRVRPWLLLALIGLSLFALSNQIGVGAHTFSYPLPKIAIKLANVFRASGRMFWPVLYALILMVMFLLVRGYRPRIVIALLALALTLQVVDTRNGWMGLRNGKLMTPSAEWVTPMRDPFWASAAAHYSKVRSLMPQNQSERWQMIAYFAATHGLKTDAVYLGRMSSTALDQARQKSQRMLESGQYDADSLYILDDSVLADAAKSVNSETDLLTRVDGLVVLAPGWKHCSQCLSVPDEGRRMALLALMRPGQTLVFNYAARQLASGWSASENWGTWSAGQQAQIDLRVSPEARSIALEVMAFVLPQHPAQRVIVSVNGEQVLSTRLVQHEDNHLEIPISPAIRQHLADHDRLTIELQLPDAISPEQLGINDDSRVMGLGLKRLTVN; this is encoded by the coding sequence ATGAAGGTTTCACGAAACCACCCGGCGCTGGGCCTGTTGCCTTTGCTGCTCGGCCTTCTGGCATTTTTCTGTGTGATCGGGCCGCAAGCGCTGGATCCGCAAAACATTGCCTGGCTGGAGCAGGGCGATCCGGCGACGCATTATCTGGGCTGGGAATATTTCCGCCATTCACCCTGGACCTTTCCGCTGGGGCTTAACCCTTTCTATGGTCTGGAGTTGGGCAATTCGATTATTTTCTCCGACTCCAATCCGCTGCTGGCGTTGCTGTTCAAGCCATTCAACGCGTGGTTACCGGCGACCTTCCAGTACTTCGGCCTGTGGCTGCTGGCGTGTTTCGTTCTGCAAGCCTGGTTTGCCTGGAAACTGCTCGGGCTGATGACGGGTAATCCGCTGATTCGCTTGCTGGGCACAGGTTTGCTGGTGTTTTCGCCGCCGATGTTCCTGCGCATGGGCGGACACCTTTCCCTGTCCGGGCATTTCCTGATTCTGGCGGCGCTGTACCTGGCGCTATTACCGAACCTGTATCGACGCGGACTCGCCTGGGGCGCGCTGTTGGCGGTCACCGCGATGGTGCATGCGTACCTGCTGGCGATGGTGGCGCTGATCTGGGTGGCGGATCTGCTCGGCAAGACCTTCAGCCAACAATTGACTCGACGTCAGGGGCTGCTCGAAGGCGTGTTGCTGTTTGCCGGGGTGAGTGTGAGTTGCTGGCAGGCCGGTTACTTCGCTATTGCTGACGGCGCGCAATCCGGCGGTTTCGGTTTGTACCGGATGAACCTGCTGTCGCCATTGGACCCGGCAGGCTGGTCATTGATTTTGCCGAATTTGCCGAAAGCCAGTGGCGATTACGAAGGCTTCAACTATCCGGGCCTTGGCGTGTTGTTGCTGGTGCCGTTGGCACTGATTGCCTGGCTGAGAAACCGCCAGCCGCTGAAGGATGAGCTTCGCGTTCGGCCTTGGTTATTGCTGGCGCTGATCGGTTTATCGTTGTTCGCGCTATCGAACCAGATCGGTGTCGGCGCACACACGTTCAGCTACCCGCTACCGAAAATCGCCATCAAACTGGCGAATGTTTTTCGCGCCTCGGGGCGGATGTTCTGGCCGGTGTTATACGCGCTCATTCTGATGGTGATGTTCCTGCTGGTGCGCGGTTACCGGCCACGCATCGTCATCGCGCTGCTGGCGCTGGCCTTGACGTTGCAGGTCGTCGACACGCGCAACGGCTGGATGGGGTTGCGCAACGGCAAGTTGATGACGCCGTCCGCAGAATGGGTAACGCCGATGCGTGATCCGTTCTGGGCGAGTGCAGCGGCGCATTACTCGAAGGTGCGCAGTCTGATGCCGCAGAATCAGTCCGAACGCTGGCAAATGATTGCCTATTTCGCCGCGACTCACGGCCTGAAAACCGACGCCGTCTATCTGGGACGCATGAGTTCCACCGCGCTGGATCAGGCCCGGCAGAAATCGCAGCGCATGCTTGAGTCGGGTCAATACGATGCCGACTCGTTGTACATCCTCGACGATTCCGTGCTGGCCGATGCCGCCAAAAGCGTCAACAGTGAAACGGATCTGCTGACCCGGGTGGATGGTCTGGTAGTGCTGGCGCCGGGCTGGAAGCATTGTTCTCAATGCCTGAGCGTGCCGGATGAAGGGCGGCGCATGGCATTGCTGGCATTGATGCGTCCGGGTCAGACACTGGTCTTCAACTACGCCGCCCGGCAGTTGGCCAGCGGTTGGTCGGCCTCGGAAAACTGGGGAACATGGTCGGCGGGGCAGCAAGCGCAGATCGACTTGCGGGTTTCGCCCGAGGCGCGCTCGATTGCGCTGGAGGTCATGGCATTCGTTTTGCCGCAACATCCGGCACAGCGGGTGATTGTCAGTGTGAATGGCGAGCAGGTGCTGAGCACGCGGCTGGTGCAACATGAGGATAATCATCTGGAGATCCCGATCAGTCCTGCGATCCGTCAGCATCTGGCAGACCATGATCGCCTGACGATCGAGCTGCAATTGCCCGACGCCATCAGTCCTGAACAATTGGGCATCAATGACGATTCCCGGGTCATGGGACTGGGCTTGAAGCGCTTGACGGTGAACTGA
- a CDS encoding LysR family transcriptional regulator, with the protein MLNSNLLRKLDMQDLMVFIAVYEQSSVTDVSETLFVSQSTVSYCLKKLRTSFEDELFINTRTGMRPTYKASTMYGHVQKILESINLCHAGAPTFDPTRQAVTFNICAPEYFEQLILPRLLKRFDFDDLPVMVNMHKFETDVPADELRDGSLDLVISFGPNFHRHHTDLKSRMLLEDDLVCVFDKRATPLEPRLSLQAFTERRHVFPTPWTSTTNMVDGWLARQAQKRQIVARSNSYSAALKMITGTDFILTLPRRIQRLLTNEAVFNHCEAPNGLPGFTLDMQWSQSVDQDSANLWLREQVVKVCSELEAA; encoded by the coding sequence ATGCTGAACAGTAACTTGCTACGAAAGCTCGACATGCAGGATCTCATGGTGTTTATCGCTGTTTATGAGCAAAGCAGCGTTACCGATGTGTCAGAAACCCTGTTCGTCAGCCAGTCCACCGTCAGTTACTGTTTGAAAAAACTGCGCACCAGTTTCGAAGACGAACTGTTCATCAACACCCGCACCGGCATGCGCCCTACCTACAAGGCCAGCACCATGTATGGCCATGTGCAGAAGATCCTCGAAAGCATCAACCTGTGCCACGCTGGCGCCCCCACGTTCGACCCGACCCGGCAAGCCGTCACCTTCAACATCTGCGCGCCGGAATACTTCGAGCAACTGATTCTGCCGCGCCTGTTGAAACGTTTCGATTTCGATGACCTGCCGGTGATGGTCAACATGCACAAGTTCGAGACCGACGTCCCGGCGGATGAACTGCGCGACGGCAGCCTCGATCTGGTGATCAGCTTCGGCCCCAACTTCCACCGCCACCACACTGACCTGAAGTCACGGATGCTGCTGGAGGATGATCTGGTCTGCGTCTTCGACAAACGCGCCACGCCACTGGAACCGCGCCTGAGTCTGCAGGCCTTTACCGAACGTCGGCACGTGTTTCCAACGCCATGGACATCGACCACCAACATGGTCGACGGCTGGCTCGCGCGGCAGGCGCAAAAACGCCAGATCGTCGCGCGCTCAAACAGCTACAGCGCGGCATTGAAAATGATCACCGGCACCGACTTCATCCTCACCCTGCCCCGCCGTATCCAGCGTTTGCTGACCAACGAGGCGGTGTTCAATCACTGTGAGGCGCCGAACGGCTTGCCGGGCTTCACCCTCGACATGCAGTGGAGCCAGAGCGTTGATCAGGACAGCGCCAACCTGTGGTTGCGCGAGCAGGTGGTCAAGGTGTGCAGCGAACTCGAAGCGGCCTGA
- a CDS encoding 5-carboxymethyl-2-hydroxymuconate Delta-isomerase, giving the protein MPHLHMEYTANLPQLNADVALMRLNNTLVGSGQFAAEFDIKSRAIKVETFKVGTAMAERAFIYVKLALLSGRSPQIKKQLSQSLLAVLQDLCEWPAGVEVQLCVELVDMDRESYSKTAMGV; this is encoded by the coding sequence ATGCCACACCTGCACATGGAATACACCGCCAACCTGCCGCAGTTGAACGCCGACGTCGCGTTGATGCGGCTCAACAACACCCTGGTGGGCTCCGGTCAGTTCGCGGCGGAGTTCGATATCAAAAGTCGTGCAATTAAGGTCGAGACTTTCAAGGTCGGCACCGCCATGGCCGAGCGCGCCTTCATTTATGTGAAGCTGGCGCTGCTCAGCGGGCGTTCGCCGCAGATCAAGAAGCAGTTGTCGCAAAGCCTGCTGGCGGTCTTGCAGGACCTGTGCGAATGGCCGGCCGGCGTCGAAGTGCAGCTATGTGTCGAACTGGTCGACATGGATCGCGAGTCTTACAGCAAAACTGCGATGGGTGTGTAG
- a CDS encoding methyltransferase domain-containing protein, translating to MDLKETDILGDSIGEHWYYCSKAAATTRMLGEAPIKRILDVGAGSGFFSHHLLTHTDAREAWCVDISYPADSSATTAGKPVHYRRGIETIDADLVLLMDVLEHVDDDLGLLKMYADKVPSGSRFLMTVPAFQFLWSGHDDFLEHKRRYTLAQFETLARDAGLTVQRGAYYFGAVFPLAAALRLLPQGAQARPPRSQLKRHHPLVNAVLKTLCSLELPLLGVNRLAGLSVFVLARKP from the coding sequence ATGGATCTCAAGGAAACCGACATCCTCGGCGACAGCATCGGCGAGCATTGGTATTACTGCTCGAAAGCCGCAGCCACCACACGGATGCTCGGTGAAGCACCGATCAAGCGAATCCTCGATGTCGGCGCCGGCTCGGGATTTTTCTCCCACCATTTGCTGACGCACACCGATGCACGCGAAGCGTGGTGCGTGGATATCAGCTATCCCGCCGACTCCAGCGCGACCACCGCCGGCAAACCGGTGCACTACCGTCGCGGGATCGAAACCATCGATGCCGATCTGGTGTTGTTGATGGACGTACTGGAGCATGTCGATGACGACCTCGGTTTGCTCAAGATGTACGCCGATAAAGTGCCGTCGGGCAGTCGATTCCTGATGACTGTGCCGGCGTTCCAGTTCTTGTGGAGCGGGCACGATGACTTTCTCGAGCACAAGCGCCGCTACACCCTGGCTCAGTTCGAAACGCTGGCGCGGGATGCTGGTTTGACGGTGCAGCGCGGTGCCTATTATTTCGGCGCGGTGTTTCCGCTTGCGGCGGCACTACGCTTGTTGCCGCAAGGTGCGCAAGCCCGGCCGCCGCGTTCGCAACTCAAGCGTCATCATCCGCTGGTGAACGCTGTCCTCAAAACCTTGTGCAGCCTTGAACTGCCGTTGCTGGGCGTGAACCGCCTGGCCGGGTTGAGTGTGTTCGTGCTGGCGCGCAAACCGTGA
- a CDS encoding glycosyltransferase family 2 protein, producing MTEHGTQQAGQVTLSLVVPVFNEEDSLDTFLRRINEVFQTQASIDLELVFVNDGSTDATLERLLEYQRQDMRLRIVDLSRNFGKEAALSAGLQIATGQIVVPIDADLQDPPEVILQMIERWREGFEVVLGHRISRRSDTWAKQTSAHWFYRLHNKIAEQPLPENVGDFRLMDRCVVDALLTLPESRRFMKGLFAWVGFRTTHVDYERPERVAGQSKFNGWRLWNFALEGITSFSTEPLRVWTYVGALVSLVSFAFAIFIVVRTLIHGIDMPGYASLMVAVTFLGGLQLIGIGVLGEYLGRTYIESKRRPVFLVRRVYDPKD from the coding sequence TTGACTGAGCACGGAACGCAGCAGGCCGGGCAGGTGACGTTATCGCTGGTGGTCCCCGTTTTTAACGAGGAGGACAGCCTCGACACCTTTTTGCGGCGCATCAATGAAGTCTTTCAGACGCAGGCGTCAATCGATCTTGAACTGGTGTTCGTCAATGACGGCAGCACCGATGCCACGCTCGAACGCCTGCTCGAATATCAGCGTCAGGATATGCGCCTGCGTATCGTCGACCTGAGCCGCAACTTCGGCAAAGAAGCGGCGCTGTCCGCCGGTTTGCAGATCGCGACCGGACAGATCGTGGTCCCCATCGATGCTGATTTGCAGGACCCGCCGGAGGTCATTTTGCAGATGATCGAGCGTTGGCGAGAAGGCTTTGAAGTGGTGCTCGGTCACCGCATCAGCCGTCGCAGCGACACCTGGGCGAAACAGACTTCCGCTCACTGGTTCTATCGCCTGCACAACAAGATTGCCGAACAACCTTTACCCGAAAACGTCGGCGATTTTCGTCTGATGGATCGCTGCGTGGTCGATGCCTTGCTGACGCTGCCCGAATCCCGGCGCTTCATGAAAGGCCTGTTTGCCTGGGTCGGCTTTCGCACCACACATGTCGATTACGAACGTCCGGAGCGCGTGGCGGGGCAGAGCAAGTTTAATGGTTGGCGCTTGTGGAATTTCGCCCTGGAGGGCATCACCAGTTTCAGCACCGAGCCATTGCGGGTCTGGACGTATGTCGGCGCGCTGGTGTCACTGGTGTCCTTTGCCTTCGCCATTTTCATTGTCGTGCGCACATTGATTCACGGCATCGACATGCCCGGTTATGCCTCGCTGATGGTGGCTGTGACCTTTCTCGGTGGGCTGCAATTGATCGGCATCGGCGTGCTCGGTGAGTACCTGGGCCGCACGTATATCGAATCCAAACGCCGGCCGGTTTTTCTGGTGCGTCGCGTCTACGACCCCAAGGACTGA
- the rnd gene encoding ribonuclease D yields MAIDIHWIRDNESLAQFCAEWQQLPFVALDTEFMRVDTFYPIAGLLQVGDGKRAYLIDPLTINAWQPLAALLENPAVLKVLHACSEDLEVLLRLTGSLPAPMFDTQLAAAYLNLGFSMGYSRLVQDVLGIDLPKGETRSDWLQRPLSDTQISYAAEDAVHLAEVFVQLRPKLSDDKFAWVLEDGAELVANLRRETDPYEVYREAKLAWKLSRAQLAVLRELCAWRETEARARDLPRNRIVREHSLWPLARTQPDNLAALGKIEDMHPRTVRQDGQFLLDLIKRSGSVGPDQWPPAVPEPLPIEAAALIKQLRALGQAEAERLGIAPELMLRKKTLEALVKSGYPEGPYQLPESLRGWRRELMGQKLLDSLATAGEQP; encoded by the coding sequence GTGGCCATCGATATTCACTGGATTCGCGACAACGAAAGCCTCGCGCAGTTTTGCGCCGAGTGGCAGCAGCTGCCGTTCGTTGCCCTCGACACCGAATTCATGCGGGTCGACACCTTCTACCCGATTGCCGGTCTGTTGCAGGTCGGCGACGGCAAACGCGCCTACCTGATCGATCCGCTGACCATCAACGCCTGGCAACCGCTGGCCGCATTGCTGGAAAACCCGGCGGTGCTCAAAGTCCTGCACGCGTGCAGCGAAGACCTCGAAGTGCTGTTGCGTCTTACCGGTAGCCTGCCGGCGCCGATGTTCGACACACAACTGGCCGCCGCCTACCTGAACCTCGGTTTCTCGATGGGCTATTCGCGACTGGTGCAGGACGTGCTCGGCATCGACCTGCCGAAGGGCGAAACCCGTTCCGACTGGTTGCAGCGCCCGTTGTCCGACACGCAAATCAGCTACGCCGCCGAAGACGCGGTGCATCTGGCGGAAGTTTTTGTACAACTGCGGCCGAAACTGTCTGACGACAAATTCGCCTGGGTGCTGGAGGACGGTGCCGAACTGGTCGCCAACCTGCGCCGTGAAACTGATCCTTACGAGGTCTACCGCGAAGCCAAACTGGCGTGGAAACTCTCGCGTGCGCAACTGGCCGTACTGCGTGAACTGTGCGCCTGGCGGGAAACCGAAGCCCGCGCCCGCGATCTGCCACGCAACCGTATCGTCCGCGAGCATTCGCTGTGGCCGCTGGCCCGCACGCAACCGGACAACCTCGCGGCACTGGGCAAGATCGAAGACATGCACCCGCGTACCGTGCGTCAGGACGGCCAATTTCTGCTTGATCTGATCAAGCGCTCTGGCAGTGTGGGGCCTGATCAATGGCCGCCGGCCGTACCGGAGCCATTGCCGATCGAAGCCGCTGCGTTGATCAAACAACTGCGCGCATTGGGCCAGGCTGAGGCCGAGCGTCTGGGCATTGCCCCGGAACTGATGCTGCGCAAGAAAACCCTCGAAGCCCTGGTCAAAAGCGGTTATCCCGAGGGTCCTTACCAATTGCCTGAGTCGTTGCGTGGCTGGCGCCGCGAACTCATGGGTCAGAAGCTGCTCGACAGCCTGGCCACCGCCGGAGAACAGCCTTGA
- a CDS encoding GtrA family protein, whose product MTSTKKDILIQRGLRFAVTGLFVTALHGLVAVLFINFIAAQPPLANGVAFAVATVVSYVINTTWSFSARLHGRTLLRFLLVSVGGFFLAMFVAWAAQVAGLHYLLGIVAVALTIPAFTFVLHNFWTYR is encoded by the coding sequence GTGACCTCGACGAAAAAAGACATATTGATCCAGCGTGGTTTGCGCTTTGCCGTGACCGGGCTGTTCGTCACCGCGCTGCATGGGTTGGTGGCGGTGCTGTTCATCAACTTCATTGCGGCGCAACCGCCGCTGGCCAACGGCGTGGCGTTTGCCGTAGCGACGGTGGTTTCCTACGTGATCAACACCACCTGGAGTTTTTCTGCCCGCTTGCACGGACGAACGCTGCTGCGTTTTTTGCTGGTGTCCGTGGGCGGCTTCTTCCTCGCCATGTTCGTTGCCTGGGCCGCGCAGGTTGCCGGGCTGCACTATCTGCTGGGCATCGTTGCGGTGGCACTGACGATTCCAGCGTTCACCTTTGTCTTGCACAATTTCTGGACATATCGATGA
- a CDS encoding LysR substrate-binding domain-containing protein, with protein sequence MNRNELRKADINLMVVFETLMLERNVTRAAEKLFLGQPTISSALNRLRTMLNDPLFIRVGHRMEPTARAEDIFRHLKPALDSLSVALSLTRDFDPAVSTMTFRIGLSDDVEFGLLPPLLRALRQEAPNVVFVVQHVDYWRIPDLLAAGDITVGISQTRGLPANAKRKLLRHIQPSILRADASDTPLTLDEYCARPHVLVSHTANVSGFADEWLAELGRTRQVVLSVPQYSALPALLAGTDLIASLPDYTAAAMATSGLLFKEPFPFKTPTLDLSMVWLSHVDSDPAERWLRSRLEQFMSERPLSAS encoded by the coding sequence ATGAACCGCAATGAACTTCGCAAGGCCGACATCAACCTGATGGTGGTGTTCGAGACCTTGATGCTCGAACGCAATGTGACCCGGGCGGCGGAGAAACTGTTTCTCGGCCAGCCCACTATCAGCTCGGCGCTCAACCGCTTGCGGACGATGCTCAACGATCCGCTGTTTATCCGCGTCGGCCATCGCATGGAGCCGACGGCCCGTGCCGAAGATATTTTCCGCCATCTCAAGCCGGCGCTGGATTCACTCTCGGTCGCGCTGAGCCTGACCCGCGATTTCGACCCGGCCGTCAGCACCATGACCTTTCGCATTGGTCTTTCCGATGACGTCGAGTTCGGCCTGCTGCCGCCGCTGTTGCGGGCGTTGCGCCAGGAAGCGCCGAACGTGGTGTTTGTGGTGCAGCACGTTGATTACTGGCGCATCCCCGACCTGCTCGCGGCGGGGGATATCACGGTCGGCATCAGCCAGACCCGCGGTCTGCCGGCCAATGCCAAACGCAAACTACTGCGGCATATCCAGCCGAGCATCCTGCGCGCCGACGCCAGCGATACACCGCTGACTCTGGATGAATATTGCGCGCGTCCACACGTGCTGGTTTCGCACACGGCCAACGTCAGTGGTTTTGCCGATGAGTGGCTCGCCGAGCTCGGGCGCACTCGTCAGGTGGTGCTGTCAGTGCCGCAATACAGTGCGTTGCCGGCGCTGCTGGCCGGCACCGACCTGATTGCCAGCCTGCCGGATTACACCGCAGCGGCCATGGCCACTTCAGGGCTGTTGTTCAAGGAACCCTTTCCGTTCAAGACGCCGACGCTGGATCTGTCGATGGTCTGGCTCAGCCATGTGGACAGCGATCCGGCCGAGCGCTGGCTGCGTTCCAGGCTGGAGCAGTTCATGAGCGAACGGCCGTTGAGCGCATCCTGA
- a CDS encoding DUF1508 domain-containing protein: protein MYFEIYRQSKGTPSTGKGQWRWRLRAGNHETIASGESYVNKADCLHVIGLIKGATGETPVKEI, encoded by the coding sequence ATGTATTTCGAGATTTACAGGCAATCCAAAGGCACCCCGAGCACCGGCAAAGGGCAATGGCGCTGGAGGCTGAGGGCGGGTAACCACGAGACCATCGCCAGTGGCGAATCTTATGTGAACAAGGCAGATTGCTTGCATGTGATCGGGTTGATCAAGGGGGCAACGGGGGAGACGCCGGTCAAGGAGATTTAG
- a CDS encoding cyanate transporter yields MENVRATARPAAWLMLAIILVALNLRPSMAAVGPLLSAIRVDIPLSFSVASLLTMLPVMAMGLAMFFSLGISQRLGEQRMVLLSLLVIALATLSRLFIDTAVQLIFSAVLAGIGIALIQALMPVLIKSRFADNVALCMGLYVTSIMGGAAIAATLAPLVMVQTGNWRSGLAIWAILALLALVFWWSQRRQLSTSLATASRKDSFFANSRAWLLAIFFGLGTASYTCVLAWLAPYYVEKGWSEQNAGLLLGFLTAMEVISGLVVPAIANRSRDRRVILMALLLLIITGFCGLILSPQQLSLLWPCLLGLGIGGLFPMSLIVSLDHLDNPQRAGGLTAFVQGIGYLIAGLSPLLAGMIRDGLGSFEWAWWSLTAVMGVMLLMVWRFDPRHYARHFPSSN; encoded by the coding sequence ATGGAAAACGTCCGCGCCACTGCCCGTCCCGCTGCCTGGCTGATGCTTGCCATTATTCTGGTCGCGCTCAATTTACGTCCGTCGATGGCAGCAGTCGGCCCCTTGTTGTCGGCCATTCGCGTTGACATCCCGCTGAGCTTCAGTGTCGCGTCACTGCTGACCATGCTGCCGGTGATGGCCATGGGGCTGGCGATGTTTTTCAGTCTTGGCATCAGTCAACGGCTGGGCGAACAGCGGATGGTGCTGTTGTCGTTGCTGGTGATTGCCCTGGCAACGTTGTCGCGGTTGTTTATCGACACCGCAGTTCAGTTGATCTTCAGCGCCGTGTTGGCGGGCATCGGTATTGCGCTGATTCAAGCGTTGATGCCTGTGCTGATCAAATCGCGCTTCGCCGACAACGTCGCGCTGTGCATGGGTTTGTACGTCACGTCGATCATGGGCGGCGCCGCCATTGCAGCCACGCTGGCACCGCTAGTGATGGTGCAAACCGGGAACTGGCGCAGCGGTTTGGCCATCTGGGCGATTCTGGCATTGCTCGCGCTGGTGTTCTGGTGGTCGCAACGTCGCCAGTTGAGCACCTCGCTGGCGACCGCCAGCAGGAAAGATTCGTTCTTCGCCAATTCCCGCGCCTGGTTACTGGCCATCTTCTTTGGCCTGGGGACGGCGTCCTACACCTGCGTACTGGCCTGGCTCGCGCCGTACTACGTGGAAAAAGGCTGGAGCGAACAAAACGCCGGGCTGTTGTTAGGTTTTCTGACGGCCATGGAGGTGATTTCCGGCCTGGTGGTGCCCGCGATCGCCAATCGCAGCCGGGATCGGCGTGTGATTCTGATGGCGTTACTGCTGCTGATCATCACCGGGTTTTGCGGCCTGATCCTCAGCCCACAACAGCTCAGCCTGCTGTGGCCCTGCCTGTTGGGGCTGGGCATTGGCGGTTTGTTTCCGATGAGCCTGATCGTCTCGCTCGATCACCTCGACAACCCGCAACGCGCCGGTGGGCTGACCGCATTCGTGCAGGGCATCGGTTACTTGATCGCCGGCCTTTCGCCGCTGCTGGCCGGAATGATCCGCGATGGGCTCGGGAGTTTCGAGTGGGCCTGGTGGTCACTGACCGCTGTGATGGGCGTGATGCTGTTGATGGTGTGGCGCTTCGATCCCAGGCATTACGCCCGACACTTTCCCTCGTCGAACTAA